In Lentibacillus amyloliquefaciens, one DNA window encodes the following:
- a CDS encoding LamB/YcsF family protein has product MTKRIDLNCDMGESFGMYTFGADEQLIAYITSANIACGAHAGEPDVMDRTVRLAKEHGVRVGAHPGFPDLAGFGRRMMDFSPVEVYRMVVHQIGGIQAFCKVHNVRMQHVKPHGALYNIAAKNRDTADAIARAVRDVDDELELFGLAGSELLAAGRGAGLSVASEVFADRTYQADGSLTPRSRPDALIRDADEAVLQVERMLNLGKVHAVTGEEVMIEADTICLHGDGEQAVAFAGKLRTALEQSGVDVQAIGKAGSRAK; this is encoded by the coding sequence ATGACAAAGCGGATTGATTTAAATTGTGATATGGGTGAAAGCTTTGGCATGTATACGTTCGGGGCCGATGAACAGCTTATTGCCTATATCACATCAGCAAACATTGCCTGTGGTGCCCATGCGGGGGAACCTGATGTAATGGACCGGACAGTTCGCCTTGCCAAAGAACATGGTGTACGGGTTGGTGCGCACCCGGGTTTTCCGGACTTAGCCGGTTTCGGCAGGCGGATGATGGATTTTTCACCTGTAGAGGTGTACCGGATGGTGGTTCACCAAATTGGCGGTATTCAAGCATTTTGCAAGGTTCATAATGTCAGGATGCAGCATGTGAAGCCGCATGGCGCACTTTATAATATTGCGGCAAAAAACCGTGATACGGCAGATGCAATTGCCCGGGCTGTACGGGATGTTGATGATGAGTTGGAGCTGTTTGGCCTGGCCGGAAGCGAGCTGTTAGCTGCCGGACGTGGGGCGGGTCTGAGTGTTGCATCAGAAGTATTTGCCGATCGGACATATCAGGCAGATGGCAGTTTAACTCCCCGGAGCCGGCCGGATGCATTGATACGAGATGCTGATGAGGCCGTTCTGCAGGTTGAGCGGATGCTAAACTTAGGAAAAGTCCATGCTGTCACAGGTGAAGAGGTTATGATTGAGGCTGATACGATTTGCCTGCATGGTGACGGCGAACAAGCTGTAGCGTTTGCCGGCAAATTGCGCACAGCGTTAGAACAGAGTGGTGTTGATGTGCAAGCAATCGGAAAGGCTGGCAGCAGGGCAAAATAG
- a CDS encoding GlcG/HbpS family heme-binding protein — MDKLSLETAKKLIDNAEREAGNIGVQMVISILDDGGNLIATHRMDDAWLASIDIAHNKAWTSVALKMPTSNLEEATVPQAELWGLNTTNQGKIVVFGGGIPLEKDGKVIGAVGVSGGAVPQDVQVAEAAVNAFEKE, encoded by the coding sequence GTGGATAAACTAAGCTTGGAAACTGCAAAGAAGCTGATTGACAATGCTGAACGGGAAGCGGGGAACATAGGCGTGCAAATGGTTATCTCCATACTTGACGATGGCGGGAATCTGATTGCCACGCACCGGATGGATGATGCATGGCTTGCGAGCATCGACATCGCACATAATAAGGCTTGGACATCAGTCGCCCTAAAAATGCCGACATCCAACCTGGAAGAAGCAACAGTACCCCAAGCGGAACTTTGGGGTCTCAACACAACCAACCAAGGAAAAATCGTCGTATTCGGCGGCGGCATCCCACTTGAAAAAGACGGAAAAGTGATAGGGGCAGTCGGCGTAAGCGGTGGAGCCGTTCCACAGGACGTCCAAGTGGCAGAAGCAGCAGTCAATGCATTTGAAAAGGAATAA